From a region of the Balaenoptera acutorostrata chromosome 14, mBalAcu1.1, whole genome shotgun sequence genome:
- the ENPP1 gene encoding ectonucleotide pyrophosphatase/phosphodiesterase family member 1: MERDGCVGGGSRGGEGGRGPREGPAGNGREPGRGSAAEAPGEPQAASSLLAPMDLGEEPLEKAARARTAKDPNTYKVLSLVLSVCVLTTILGCIFGLKPSCAKEVKSCKGRCFERTFGNCRCDVACVDLGNCCLDYQETCIEPERIWTCSKFRCGEKRLSRSLCSCSDDCKDKGDCCVNHGSVCRGEKSWAEETCESINDPQCPAGFEMPPTLLFSLDGFRAEYLHTWGGLLPVISKLKTCGTYAKNMRPVYPTKTFPNHYSIVTGLYPESHGLIDNKMYDPQMNAYFALKSKEKFNPEWYKGEPIWLTAKYQGLKTGTFFWPGSDVKINGIFPDIYKMYNSSVPFEERILAVLKWLQLPKDERPHFYTLYLEEPDSSGHSYGPVSSEVIRALQRVDNMVGMLMDGLKELNLHRCLNLILISDHGMEQGSCKKYVYLSKYLGDVKNVKVIYGPAARLRPSDVPDKYYSFNYEGIAKNLSCQEPNQHFIPYLKHFLPKRLHFAKSDRIEPLTFYLDPQWQLALNPSERKYCGGGFHGSDNAFSNMQALFIGYGPGFKHGIEVDSFENIEVYNLMCDLLNLTPAPNNGTHGSLNHLLKNPVYTPKHPREFRSLVQCPFTRAPRESLDCSCDPSILPIVDFQTQLNLTVAEEKAIKRGTLPYGRPRILRKNSTVCLLYQHRFVSGYSHDILMPLWTAYTIDRNDSFSTEDFSNCLYQDLRIPLRPVHKCSFYKNNTKLSYGFLSPPQLNKGSSQVYSEALLTTNIVPMYQSFQVTWHYFLGTLLQRYAEERNGLNVVSGPVFDSDYDGHYDSLETLKQNSRIIRNQEIMIPTHFFIVLTSCKNTSQTPSQCENLDTLAFILPHRTDNSESCAHGKHESSWVEELLRRHRARIADVEHITGLSFYQERKEPISDILKLKTHLPTFNQED, encoded by the exons GTATTGTCAGTCTGTGTGTTAACAACAATCCTTGGTTGTATATTTGGGTTGAAACCAAGCTGTGCCAAAGAAG TTAAAAGTTGCAAAGGTCGCTGTTTTGAGAGAACATTCGGGAACTGTCGCTGTGATGTTGCCTGTGTTGACCTTGGAAACTGCTGTCTAGATTACCAGGAGACGTGTATAGAACCAG AACGGATATGGACTTGCAGCAAATTCAGGTGTGGTGAGAAAAGGTTGTCCCGAAGCCTCTGCTCCTGTTCGGATGACTGCAAGGACAAGGGCGACTGCTGCGTCAACCATGGCTCCGTGTGCCGAG GTGAGAAAAGTTGGGCAGAAGAAACATGTGAGAGTATTAATGATCCACAGTGTCCAGCAGG GTTTGAAATGCCTCCTACCCTCTTATTTTCTTTGGATGGTTTCAGGGCAGAATATTTACACACTTGGGGTGGACTTCTTCCTGTTATTAGCAAGCTGA AAACCTGTGGAACATATGCTAAAAACATGAGACCAGTATATCCAACAAAAACTTTCCCCAATCACTACAGCATTGTCACA ggaCTTTATCCAGAATCCCATGGGCTCATTGACAATAAAATGTATGATCCCCAAATGAATGCTTACTTTGCActtaaaagtaaagagaaatttAATCCTGAGTGGTACAAAGGAGAACCA ATTTGGCTTACAGCTAAATATCAAGGCCTGAAGACGGGCACATTTTTTTGGCCAGGATCAGATGTGAAAATTAATGGAATTTTCCCAGACATCTATAAGATGTATAATAG TTCAGTACcatttgaagaaagaattttaGCTGTTCTTAAGTGGCTGCAGCTTCCTAAAGATGAAAG ACCACACTTTTACACTCTGTATTTAGAAGAACCAGATTCTTCAGGTCACTCTTATGGACCAGTCAGCAGTGAA GTCATCAGAGCTTTGCAGAGGGTTGACAACATGGTTGGCATGCTGATGGATGGTCTAAAAGAGTTGAACTTGCATAGATGCTTGAACCTCATCCTTATCTCAGATCATG GCATGGAACAAGGCAGTTGTAAGAAATATGTGTATCTGAGTAAATATCTGGGGgatgttaaaaatgttaaagttaTATATGGACCTGCAGCTCGATTGAGACCCTCTGATGTACCAGATAAATACTATTCAT TTAATTATGAAGGCATTGCCAAAAACCTTTCT TGCCAGGAACCAAACCAGCACTTCATACCTTACCTGAAACATTTCTTACCCAAGCGTTTGCACTTTGCCAAAAGTGACAGGATTGAGCCCCTGACATTCTATTTGGACCCTCAGTGGCAACTTGCATT GAATCCTTCAGAAAGGAAATATTGTGGAGGTGGATTTCACGGCTCTGACAATGCATTTTCAAATATGCAA GCCCTCTTTATTGGCTACGGACCTGGATTCAAGCATGGCATTGAAGTTGACTCCTTTGAAAATATTGAAGTCTATAACTTAATGTGTG ATTTACTGAATTTGACACCAGCTCCTAATAATGGAACTCATGGAAGCCTTAACCACCTTCTAAAGAATCCTGTTTATACCCCAAAGCATCCCAGAGAATTCCGCTCCTTAGTCCAGTGCCCCTTCACAAGAGCCCCCAGGGAGAGCCTCGATTGCTCGTGTGATCCCTCG attttgcCAATTGTGGATTTTCAGACACAGTTGAATCTGACAGTGGCAGAAG AGAAGGCCATTAAGCGTGGCACTCTACCTTATGGAAGACCCAGAATTCTCCGGAAGAACAGCACTGTCTGTCTGCTTTACCAGCACCGGTTTGTGAGTGGCTACAGCCATGACATCCTGATGCCCCTTTGGACAGCCTACACCATCGACAGAAAT GATAGTTTCTCTACAGAAGACTTTTCCAATTGTCTTTACCAGGATCTCCGAATTCCTCTTAGACCTGTCCATAAATGTTcgttttataaaaataacactAAACTGAGTTATGGGTTCCTTTCCCCACCAC aaTTAAATAAAGGTTCAAGTCAAGTATATTCTGAAGCATTGCTTACTACTAATATAGTGCCCATGTACCAGAGTTTTCAAg TTACATGGCACTACTTTCTTGGCACCCTGCTGCAAAGGTATGCTGAAGAAAGAAATGGTCTCAATGTTGTCAGTGGTCCCGTCTTTGATTCTGATTATGACGGACATTATGATTCCTTGGAGACTCTGAAACA AAACAGCAGAATCATCCGTAATCAAGAAATTATGATTCCAACTCACTTCTTCATTGTGCTAACAAGTTGTAAAAATACATCTCAGACTCCCTCACAGTGTGAAAATCTAGATACGTTGGCTTTCATTTTGCCTCACAGGACTGATAACAGTGAGAGCTGTGCT CATGGGAAGCATGAATCCTCATGGGTTGAAGAGTTGTTGAGGCGACACAGAGCTCGAATCGCAGATGTTGAACACATCACTGGACTCAGCTTCtatcaagaaagaaaagagccaatttcagacattttaaagttgaaaacaCATTTGCCAACCTTTAACCAAGAAGACTGA